The Methanoplanus sp. FWC-SCC4 genome has a window encoding:
- a CDS encoding undecaprenyl-diphosphate phosphatase → MNGIEAIIAGFIQGTIEWLPISSEAQTMLFMLNQLNMDPQTALSYAFYLHVGTMFAVVIKFKNEFYSVLKNFSINHKMTRILIFATIFTGFTALPLYFALKMVSFENSAATFTLLIGLMLIFTGLIMKKTGAFGDKDTQNLSDKDIVILGMAQGFAIIPGISRSGVTVATLLARNVKQESALVISFLISVPATICIFCVDIDSIRLIPPGTMFLLTVSSFVFGYISMDFLLKFARKTPFWIFCIFLGLVTVVFVLIGYI, encoded by the coding sequence ATGAATGGTATTGAAGCAATTATTGCAGGTTTTATTCAGGGGACTATTGAGTGGCTGCCGATAAGCAGTGAAGCCCAGACTATGTTATTTATGCTTAACCAGCTCAATATGGATCCTCAGACTGCTCTTTCTTATGCTTTTTATCTTCATGTTGGCACAATGTTTGCTGTTGTCATCAAATTTAAAAATGAATTTTATTCTGTATTAAAAAACTTCAGTATTAATCATAAAATGACCCGGATACTTATTTTTGCAACAATTTTTACTGGGTTTACTGCACTTCCTCTTTATTTCGCATTAAAGATGGTTTCCTTTGAGAACAGTGCGGCCACTTTTACACTTTTAATCGGGTTGATGTTAATCTTCACTGGCCTGATTATGAAAAAAACAGGTGCCTTTGGAGATAAAGATACACAAAATCTGTCCGATAAGGATATAGTTATACTGGGTATGGCTCAGGGGTTTGCAATAATTCCGGGGATTTCGCGTTCGGGAGTGACAGTGGCAACCCTGCTTGCAAGAAATGTGAAGCAGGAGTCAGCACTGGTAATTTCATTTCTTATAAGCGTACCTGCCACGATATGCATATTTTGTGTGGATATTGACTCAATCAGGCTGATACCTCCTGGAACCATGTTTTTATTGACGGTCTCTTCTTTTGTTTTTGGTTATATATCCATGGACTTTTTGCTAAAATTTGCAAGGAAAACTCCTTTTTGGATATTTTGTATCTTTCTTGGTTTAGTTACAGTAGTTTTTGTATTAATTGGTTATATCTAA
- a CDS encoding glycosyltransferase family protein, whose protein sequence is MKNIWEKINKHIFVWSNGGEIPSLICFLFFTLIIGFIVPTLIFLSPSGSDVYTHVYNTLNMAESYSLLGFYETSFSEEYLGFDYPFGLWIFGSIVMKITGIDGLTLAYLLPLILFFVTIMIYYLYADKFFKSEKLSLFSILFLISMPLLTLNLLNYSSGIFAMLFLISIIFLALHKPDIKNMFILITLVFTLGFTHTGTYMFLIFFTSVYLILYAVIWKKMEIGMYILIVSLLFLYVLIAQIFPFVQPQYIDKGRFIISITESISSFSGIEFIQDFGKIFYDSIFVSNNYIYAIFWSSFIFMAIKLSLYFHSRLTGISEKRFIGIPFIGNINHISHGIMMTPFWMGPVQTFLSVFGIFRLDSKGKCIALSLIITALLPGAMSSAENVGTGALREIHYLYLIIPIAAVAGLFYILPVFKEYLDKRIRKESLKKGISVTFYLFILIPVIFVPVIGNLYYQPIITGSDTEKEHLIWLSEIGSPSEGIPDFLYRERIDLYADKVTPSVHSGSETKRYLDDLKKTYFTHGAEDFTKDLYSFNIMYIISSNRILKGYLDVDFDDLAIDSNKKLDKIFSASDNFGIYKYISEKENVEKKIFEENSLKFNEVIPDLYDFGSSYLFENDYYKVKISENSPEIKYYGTKTLNLLEDGFYTDYIGISISDGDENKKEVYELNNLDYSVISKDDDSIIYKTTIKSTDNAEKWATLIVKYMFYEKAFKREIIIANDWINLNSDSRMGVGLSSSIFAPVIEFEYRNLENGNKNPITKKIYPSHDSALVKDKKFDQIYFNEGNTGILLRYGDLVPYPDRIYYGGSLYYDLGNILVYSEYTLAPSESVNHVQYFSVGDKNTAEINIDHYSSVFEYPFSEGKIPGVITFLASEDELMDYSNGGLKTIDELNVEYNEVARIEGGNVPFNEINAVGYAGMYVNQSYQDLESQKKEINEIKHMTGANGVLFEYFKYNLDSVRALSEENMRFAEAYYVGSPFEEFNREGLRNPKIAYYHGDESGIVLIPVALPSSTALSSNYGGDEDTFSDWENTIDSVISDGGMAVFLWDAKDVGNPIYSEDFIGFINRSKDKGVTFTSLDEISAHYLMLQNISVNVTKGMDYAVFDVTNKHDNEITGVTYGLSMPLLSAGKYSYNVNNGRISREYVNDENYIMFVSFDLEGNERKKITVEPSIKRQDFILDYASLFEGDCRIIVSDSEGLPIENVYVYVNSRIFKTDENGEIKIDLRRGAHKIKFEKPGYNTIESEIEVNGRIYNLFK, encoded by the coding sequence GTGAAAAATATCTGGGAGAAAATAAATAAACATATATTTGTGTGGAGTAATGGTGGGGAGATTCCTTCTTTAATATGTTTTTTATTCTTTACATTAATTATTGGGTTTATAGTACCTACCCTCATTTTCCTGTCTCCTTCCGGATCAGATGTTTACACACATGTATATAATACATTGAATATGGCTGAATCATATTCACTGCTTGGGTTTTATGAAACTTCATTTAGTGAAGAATATCTTGGTTTTGATTATCCTTTTGGATTATGGATCTTTGGTTCAATAGTGATGAAAATAACCGGAATTGATGGGCTGACCCTTGCATATTTGCTGCCTCTGATTTTGTTTTTTGTCACTATAATGATTTATTACCTTTATGCTGATAAATTTTTTAAGTCAGAAAAATTATCATTATTTTCGATATTATTTTTAATATCAATGCCACTATTAACTTTAAATCTACTCAATTATTCTTCAGGAATATTTGCAATGCTATTTTTAATCTCTATTATTTTTTTAGCACTTCATAAACCGGATATTAAAAATATGTTCATTTTGATTACTCTTGTATTTACTCTTGGTTTCACTCATACCGGAACATATATGTTTTTAATATTTTTTACCTCTGTTTATCTTATATTATATGCGGTTATATGGAAAAAAATGGAGATTGGGATGTACATTTTGATAGTGAGTCTTTTATTTTTATATGTTTTAATTGCTCAGATTTTCCCTTTTGTACAACCCCAGTACATCGATAAAGGAAGGTTTATAATTTCAATAACAGAATCAATTTCTTCATTTTCAGGGATTGAATTTATTCAGGATTTTGGAAAAATTTTTTATGACAGTATATTTGTTTCAAACAATTATATATACGCAATATTTTGGTCTTCTTTCATATTTATGGCAATAAAGCTCTCTCTTTATTTCCATTCCCGATTAACTGGTATTTCAGAGAAAAGATTTATTGGCATACCCTTTATTGGCAACATAAATCATATTTCTCATGGAATAATGATGACCCCATTTTGGATGGGGCCTGTTCAGACTTTTCTTTCTGTTTTTGGAATATTCAGGCTGGATTCAAAAGGGAAGTGTATAGCCCTTTCTCTAATTATTACAGCTCTTTTACCTGGTGCAATGAGTTCAGCAGAGAATGTGGGGACAGGAGCACTTAGAGAGATCCATTATCTTTATTTGATAATTCCAATTGCAGCTGTAGCGGGACTATTTTATATTTTACCTGTTTTTAAAGAGTATCTTGATAAAAGAATTAGAAAAGAAAGCCTTAAAAAAGGTATATCGGTGACATTTTATTTGTTTATATTAATTCCAGTTATTTTTGTTCCTGTTATTGGAAATCTTTATTATCAACCAATAATTACAGGTTCCGATACTGAAAAAGAACATCTCATCTGGTTAAGTGAAATTGGAAGCCCTTCTGAAGGTATTCCTGATTTTCTTTATAGGGAAAGGATTGATCTCTATGCGGATAAGGTTACACCAAGTGTTCATTCCGGTTCTGAAACTAAAAGATATCTTGATGATCTGAAAAAAACTTATTTTACTCATGGTGCTGAAGATTTTACAAAAGATCTGTATTCTTTTAATATAATGTACATAATATCTTCAAACAGAATTCTTAAAGGATACCTGGATGTTGATTTCGACGATCTGGCGATAGATTCCAATAAGAAATTGGATAAAATCTTTTCAGCTTCAGATAATTTTGGAATATATAAATATATTTCAGAAAAGGAAAATGTTGAGAAAAAGATCTTTGAAGAAAATTCTTTAAAATTTAATGAAGTTATTCCCGATCTTTATGATTTTGGTTCATCATACTTATTTGAAAATGACTATTATAAAGTAAAAATAAGTGAAAATTCACCCGAGATAAAGTATTATGGTACTAAAACGCTTAATCTCCTGGAAGATGGATTTTATACTGATTATATTGGTATTTCAATAAGTGATGGTGATGAGAATAAGAAAGAAGTCTATGAATTAAATAATCTGGATTATTCAGTAATATCCAAAGATGATGACAGTATAATCTATAAAACAACCATTAAAAGTACTGATAATGCTGAAAAATGGGCTACACTTATTGTAAAATATATGTTTTATGAAAAGGCCTTTAAAAGAGAGATCATAATTGCAAATGACTGGATTAATCTAAATAGTGATTCAAGAATGGGAGTTGGTTTATCAAGTTCAATATTTGCTCCTGTGATTGAATTTGAATATCGTAATTTAGAGAATGGAAACAAGAATCCGATAACCAAGAAGATATATCCTTCCCATGATAGTGCTTTGGTGAAAGATAAAAAATTTGATCAAATTTACTTTAATGAAGGAAACACCGGAATACTTCTCAGATACGGTGATTTAGTTCCATATCCTGATAGAATATATTATGGGGGTTCTTTGTATTATGACTTAGGTAACATTTTAGTATACTCCGAATATACATTGGCTCCTTCTGAATCTGTTAACCATGTCCAGTATTTTTCAGTTGGGGACAAAAATACAGCTGAGATTAATATTGATCACTATTCTTCTGTTTTTGAATATCCCTTTTCAGAAGGGAAAATTCCGGGAGTAATCACATTTCTTGCATCAGAAGATGAATTAATGGATTATTCTAATGGGGGGTTAAAAACAATTGATGAGTTGAATGTGGAATATAATGAGGTTGCCAGAATTGAAGGTGGAAATGTACCCTTTAATGAAATAAACGCTGTCGGATATGCCGGGATGTATGTTAACCAGTCATATCAGGATCTTGAATCACAGAAAAAAGAGATAAACGAAATTAAGCATATGACAGGTGCAAATGGAGTTCTCTTTGAATATTTTAAATATAATCTTGATTCTGTCAGGGCACTATCTGAAGAAAATATGCGTTTTGCTGAGGCATATTATGTAGGTTCTCCATTTGAAGAATTTAATCGTGAAGGTCTTAGAAATCCGAAAATTGCTTATTATCATGGGGATGAAAGCGGTATTGTACTAATTCCTGTTGCTTTACCTTCAAGTACTGCTTTATCATCAAATTATGGCGGGGATGAAGATACCTTTTCAGACTGGGAAAATACAATTGATTCTGTAATATCGGATGGAGGAATGGCAGTTTTTCTTTGGGATGCAAAAGATGTAGGAAACCCGATATACAGTGAAGATTTCATTGGATTTATTAACCGTTCTAAAGACAAAGGAGTTACTTTCACAAGTCTGGATGAGATCTCTGCTCATTATTTAATGCTGCAGAATATTTCGGTGAATGTAACAAAAGGGATGGATTATGCAGTTTTTGATGTGACCAACAAACATGATAATGAAATAACCGGGGTCACTTATGGATTGTCAATGCCTCTTTTAAGTGCTGGTAAATATTCATATAATGTAAATAATGGCCGTATCTCACGTGAGTATGTTAATGATGAGAATTACATTATGTTTGTAAGCTTTGATCTTGAGGGAAATGAAAGAAAGAAAATAACTGTTGAACCCTCTATTAAAAGACAGGATTTTATTTTGGATTATGCTTCATTATTCGAAGGAGATTGCAGAATAATTGTCAGTGACTCAGAAGGTTTACCCATTGAAAATGTGTATGTATATGTCAACTCCAGAATTTTCAAGACTGATGAAAACGGAGAAATTAAGATAGATCTTCGAAGAGGAGCTCATAAAATAAAATTTGAAAAACCCGGTTATAACACAATAGAGTCAGAAATTGAAGTAAATGGCAGAATTTATAATCTTTTTAAATGA